Genomic DNA from Nitrososphaerota archaeon:
GGCCGAACTGGCGAAGCTCGCGGACGGGAGGCTCGCTCCCAGTGCCTATGGGTCTGGGCGGATGACGAGCCGGGTCAAGGTCTTCGGGGCGAAGTCTTTGGAAGAGTTCGCAGAGGTCACCCAATCGAGCTCGAAGCTCGGAAGGGCCTATGTCCGGTTCGGAGTTGTCTCGGCGGCCGTCCTCCTATTTCTTGCGTTGGCGCTGTAAGAAAGGGATTTAGACGGACTTCTGGGGAACGCACCCGTGGCTCAAAGCAAGAGCGGCCTGCTCATAGGCGTCGAAGGTATCGACGCCGTGGGGAAGAGGACCCAGACTTCTCTGCTCACCACCTGGTTCCACTCGAAGTCAGTCACCGTCAGCACGATCTCCTTCCCCGATTACAGCACCCCCATCGGCAGGGAGATCAAACACTTTTTCGTCGGCGAGAAGAACTACTCTCCCGAGGTGAGGAGCCTGCTCTTCGCAGCGAACAGGTGGGAGAGGAAGGCCGAACTCGAAGGGATGATGTCGCGGAGCGAAGCCGTCATAGTGAACAGATATTCGGAGTCCAACCTCGCCTACGGCACCTCCATAGGCCTTCGGCTGGACTGGCTCCTCGGGCTCGAATCGGGACTCCCCAGGGCAGACCTCGTCCTAGTCCTCGACGCGCCCGCCGATGAGCTCTACCGGAGGCGGGGCCTCAACAAGGACAGATACGAGCGCGACACCGCCCTTCAGGAGAGGGCCCGGAAATCCTACCTGGAACTGTCTGCCAAGTTCGGCTGGAAGGTGATAGACGCCACCCAGGGGGTGCAGCAGACGAGCAGCGCGATGACGGCCGCGGTTTCCCAACTCCTCGCCGAGAAACGAGGGACCGTCTAGGGCGGCCGCTTGCGAGTTGACCCGACCTTTGACGTTCAGACCCGTCGCCGAGATCCGTGACCCCGTCCACGGCTACGTCAAGATGACGGAGGTGGAGCGCGAGCTCATTGACTCTCCCTTCATCCAGCGCCTGAGGAGGGTGCACCAGCTCGCTGGCTCGTATCTGGTGTACCCCGGGGCCGTCCACACCAGGTTCGAACATGCGATCGGGGCCATGCACGTGGCAGGGCAGGTCGCCGAATCCATAGCCCCCACCGCCTCGATCGACCCCGACCAGGTCCAACAGGTGAGGAT
This window encodes:
- the tmk gene encoding dTMP kinase — protein: MAQSKSGLLIGVEGIDAVGKRTQTSLLTTWFHSKSVTVSTISFPDYSTPIGREIKHFFVGEKNYSPEVRSLLFAANRWERKAELEGMMSRSEAVIVNRYSESNLAYGTSIGLRLDWLLGLESGLPRADLVLVLDAPADELYRRRGLNKDRYERDTALQERARKSYLELSAKFGWKVIDATQGVQQTSSAMTAAVSQLLAEKRGTV